The following proteins are co-located in the Pleurocapsa minor HA4230-MV1 genome:
- the rnpA gene encoding ribonuclease P protein component — protein MGLPKPHRLRDRRDYRAVYAQGIRRYSPHLTLFALDCRDTKGADFPPASSFGISISKKVSKKAVVRNRLKRQIKGVIRNYLQGIEPGWKIVIAVKPQAIKCKYEHFLRELEELLKQAKIINGY, from the coding sequence TTGGGACTACCAAAACCCCATCGGTTGCGAGATCGAAGAGATTATAGGGCTGTTTACGCACAGGGCATCCGTCGTTACAGTCCTCATCTAACTCTGTTTGCCCTTGACTGTAGGGATACAAAAGGTGCGGATTTCCCCCCAGCAAGTAGTTTTGGCATTTCCATTAGTAAAAAAGTAAGTAAAAAAGCCGTAGTGCGCAATCGGCTTAAAAGACAGATCAAAGGAGTCATCAGAAACTATTTGCAGGGAATTGAACCTGGCTGGAAAATCGTAATTGCAGTCAAACCCCAAGCAATAAAATGCAAATATGAACATTTTTTGCGAGAATTAGAAGAGTTATTAAAACAAGCAAAAATAATCAATGGGTATTAA
- the yidC gene encoding membrane protein insertase YidC has protein sequence MDFGIGFLSNNIMLPILDFFYGLVPSYGFAIIALTIVIRFAVVPLSAGQIRNMRKMKIVQPMMKERQEQIKQKYKNDPEKQREEQAKVMQEFGNPLAGCLPLVLQMPILFALFATLRGSPFTDTPYDINVQILPQEQIERVAPQPFATKPKNIYIEDGIHERIAAMLPGGNKLAVGETTKVELQTPDGKSLNTLLKEYPESNIKSDLKVTKGFERVSINEDGTITALEPGDATIQVTIPGIAANTGFLFIEKLGRVGVTNEDGGINFDILAMVLMFGVGIYVNQQLSGTQNATAGADQQQAINKITPLLFSGMFLFFPLPAGVLMYIVVANFFQTGQTWFLMREPLPDDLQKILDEQEKAEAATNRDALPFEKKRSKKKEKTSG, from the coding sequence ATGGACTTTGGTATCGGCTTCCTCTCAAATAATATCATGCTCCCCATCCTGGATTTTTTCTATGGATTAGTGCCGAGTTATGGTTTTGCGATTATTGCTTTGACAATTGTAATTCGTTTTGCAGTAGTTCCTCTGAGTGCAGGACAAATTCGCAACATGCGAAAAATGAAGATCGTTCAGCCGATGATGAAGGAACGACAGGAGCAAATTAAACAGAAATATAAAAACGACCCTGAGAAACAGCGAGAAGAACAGGCTAAAGTAATGCAGGAGTTTGGGAATCCTTTGGCGGGATGTCTGCCATTGGTCTTGCAGATGCCCATCTTGTTTGCCCTCTTTGCCACTTTGAGAGGATCGCCCTTTACTGACACTCCCTACGATATTAACGTTCAGATTCTGCCACAAGAACAGATCGAACGTGTTGCGCCTCAACCTTTTGCGACTAAGCCCAAGAATATTTATATCGAAGATGGTATCCATGAGAGAATCGCCGCTATGTTGCCTGGTGGTAACAAGTTAGCAGTGGGTGAAACTACCAAGGTGGAACTACAAACTCCTGATGGCAAATCCTTAAATACCCTGCTTAAAGAATACCCAGAGAGCAATATTAAGTCTGATTTAAAAGTTACCAAAGGTTTTGAGCGAGTAAGCATTAATGAAGATGGTACAATCACTGCTCTAGAACCAGGAGACGCGACCATTCAGGTAACAATTCCTGGGATTGCAGCTAATACTGGCTTTTTGTTCATTGAAAAGCTTGGTCGAGTCGGTGTAACTAATGAAGATGGTGGCATCAACTTTGATATTTTGGCAATGGTCTTGATGTTTGGTGTGGGTATCTACGTCAACCAACAGCTGAGTGGAACGCAAAATGCTACTGCTGGTGCAGATCAGCAACAGGCAATTAATAAGATTACGCCTTTGTTGTTTAGCGGGATGTTCTTATTTTTTCCCCTCCCTGCGGGTGTATTAATGTATATCGTTGTGGCAAACTTCTTCCAAACTGGTCAAACTTGGTTCTTAATGCGTGAACCTCTTCCAGATGATCTCCAGAAAATTCTTGATGAACAGGAAAAAGCAGAAGCTGCCACTAATAGAGATGCTTTACCATTTGAGAAAAAGCGTTCTAAGAAGAAAGAAAAAACTTCAGGTTAA
- a CDS encoding peptidase domain-containing ABC transporter: protein MTNTNINTTKTTKIVEQFLSLVPQFNQLSPEAIAQIAPHLKPLRFGVGKVMIMREKMQGQVAIISEGEVRLLGYDPRTKMPTTLDKLKPGEIIGWVNLARGIPCETAMASTEVVCLALDNEYFLKLLDQYPELAAEYRLKPAKVEVFDLLGIQLEKQAQGDWELAELANKIAEMAQVYYLPPGEHQLNEELAKPLIDPSLVWLVSGGSVNEFSVGNRLAFTKDLQTVTVAGNQPARLISIPKTCWFEEGEEDEVDREFSAFDELLQDDLNIVPRLDLAEGDFDDSEGLGEGYAFQGDEEVVEPVQKDYPFYRGKTTLEVGVACFQMLSKHFGMPFRKEVIKRVLTEQLERSPTLSLPLCGGISELMGLNPQLINIPAKSITRLEGPCLVNWQDSLAVIYELNEQELVIAVPELGVRRYKPEDFIESWGDGGEILLLKKTKDTPQERFGLNWFYPALKKYKRVLIEVFIASFFVQLFQLANPLMIQVIIDKVISQNSPDTLWWLIGFLITINVFEALLTTLRTYLFVDTTNRIDLSLGSEIIDHLLRLPLRYFERRPVGEISTRVNELEKIRQFLTGTALTVVLDCVFSVLYVLVMLAYSPLLTALSLAIIPVFIGLTLMFSPQIRKELRVKAERNAETQSYLVEILTGIQTVKAQNIELRSRWKWQERYARYISTGFQTVITSTLAKSASDFLNKISRVLILGMGAYLVLDGKLTLGQLIAFRIIAGYVTTPVMRLATLWQNFQETALSLERLADIVDHPEEGEEDRNNIPMPAIRGRVKYDNLSFRFKSSGPLQLKNVTTEFEPGTFVAIVGESGAGKSTVTKLLSRLYEPEGGRILVDGYDINRVELYSLRRQIGVVPQDTLLFEGSILDNIALTNPDATTEEIIAAAQIAAAHDFIMTLPNGYNTRVGERGSALSGGQRQRIAIARTILQAPAMMVLDEATSALDFATEQEVSRNLKEALKGRTVFFITHRLGTIKNADTIVMMDAGSIVERGTHEELMALKGRYCYLYQQQESSV, encoded by the coding sequence ATGACCAACACTAATATCAATACTACTAAGACTACCAAGATTGTCGAGCAGTTTCTCTCACTAGTTCCACAATTTAATCAACTTTCTCCCGAAGCGATCGCCCAAATTGCTCCTCACTTAAAGCCATTGCGGTTCGGGGTGGGTAAGGTAATGATTATGCGGGAAAAGATGCAGGGACAGGTAGCAATTATTTCTGAAGGGGAAGTCAGGCTACTGGGTTATGACCCCCGCACGAAGATGCCTACCACCCTAGATAAGCTAAAACCAGGAGAAATTATTGGTTGGGTCAATCTGGCGCGGGGCATACCTTGTGAAACAGCGATGGCTAGTACGGAAGTAGTTTGCCTAGCCCTGGACAATGAGTATTTTTTAAAGCTGCTGGATCAATATCCTGAGTTGGCGGCGGAATATAGACTTAAACCCGCCAAAGTTGAGGTTTTTGACCTGTTGGGAATTCAGCTAGAAAAACAGGCTCAAGGCGATTGGGAATTGGCAGAACTGGCGAATAAGATCGCGGAAATGGCGCAGGTATACTATCTTCCCCCTGGAGAACATCAGTTAAATGAAGAACTTGCCAAGCCATTAATCGATCCTAGTTTGGTGTGGTTGGTCAGTGGTGGTTCGGTAAATGAATTTTCTGTAGGCAATCGTTTAGCTTTCACCAAAGATCTTCAGACTGTCACCGTAGCAGGCAATCAACCAGCTCGCCTGATCTCTATTCCTAAAACCTGTTGGTTTGAAGAAGGTGAAGAAGACGAGGTAGATCGAGAATTTAGTGCTTTTGATGAGCTTTTGCAAGATGATCTCAATATCGTACCTCGTCTAGATTTAGCTGAGGGAGATTTTGATGATTCAGAAGGACTAGGAGAAGGTTACGCTTTCCAGGGTGATGAAGAAGTTGTTGAGCCAGTCCAGAAAGACTATCCTTTTTATCGTGGTAAGACCACTTTAGAAGTCGGAGTAGCTTGTTTTCAAATGTTGAGCAAGCATTTTGGTATGCCTTTCCGCAAAGAAGTAATTAAGCGGGTGTTGACAGAACAGCTTGAGCGATCGCCGACTCTATCTTTACCTTTGTGTGGTGGTATTTCGGAATTGATGGGGCTTAATCCTCAGCTAATTAATATTCCTGCCAAGTCAATTACTCGTTTAGAAGGCCCTTGTTTAGTTAATTGGCAAGATAGTCTAGCCGTCATTTATGAACTAAATGAACAAGAATTAGTAATTGCCGTCCCTGAATTGGGTGTACGTCGCTATAAACCTGAAGACTTTATTGAAAGCTGGGGTGATGGCGGAGAAATATTGCTACTCAAAAAAACCAAGGATACGCCCCAAGAAAGATTTGGCTTAAATTGGTTTTATCCTGCTTTGAAAAAATACAAGCGGGTATTAATTGAAGTTTTTATTGCTTCATTTTTTGTTCAGCTATTTCAACTGGCTAATCCATTGATGATTCAGGTCATCATTGATAAGGTAATTAGTCAAAATAGTCCCGATACTCTTTGGTGGTTAATAGGATTTCTGATTACGATTAATGTTTTTGAGGCTTTACTAACGACTTTACGTACTTACCTATTTGTTGATACTACTAATCGGATCGATTTAAGCCTGGGTTCAGAGATTATCGATCATTTGCTAAGACTGCCCCTGCGCTACTTTGAACGGCGACCTGTGGGGGAAATTTCCACCAGGGTTAATGAATTAGAAAAAATTCGTCAATTTTTGACAGGAACAGCCTTAACAGTAGTTCTTGATTGCGTATTCTCAGTATTATATGTATTGGTAATGTTGGCATATAGCCCGTTGTTAACGGCGCTATCTCTAGCAATTATTCCTGTATTTATTGGTTTGACTCTCATGTTTTCCCCCCAAATTCGGAAAGAGTTGAGAGTTAAAGCCGAACGCAACGCTGAAACTCAGTCATATTTAGTTGAGATTTTAACGGGGATTCAAACGGTTAAGGCGCAAAACATTGAATTGCGATCGCGCTGGAAATGGCAAGAACGTTATGCCCGCTATATTTCTACTGGATTTCAAACAGTTATTACTTCTACTCTGGCTAAATCTGCCAGTGACTTTCTCAATAAAATTTCGCGCGTCCTGATTTTGGGGATGGGTGCTTATTTAGTTCTGGATGGAAAACTTACTCTGGGTCAATTAATCGCCTTCAGAATTATCGCTGGTTATGTTACTACTCCTGTAATGCGTCTGGCGACTCTGTGGCAGAATTTCCAAGAGACTGCTTTATCTTTAGAACGCCTAGCTGATATTGTCGATCATCCCGAAGAAGGAGAAGAAGATCGCAACAATATTCCTATGCCAGCCATTAGAGGTCGAGTCAAATATGATAACCTTTCCTTCCGTTTCAAAAGCAGTGGCCCACTACAGCTTAAAAATGTGACCACCGAGTTTGAGCCTGGTACTTTTGTGGCGATTGTGGGAGAAAGTGGCGCGGGTAAAAGCACGGTGACTAAGCTGTTATCGCGACTCTATGAACCCGAAGGGGGCAGAATTTTAGTTGATGGCTATGATATTAACCGTGTAGAACTTTATTCTCTACGTCGTCAGATTGGTGTTGTGCCACAAGACACTCTACTATTTGAAGGCTCAATCTTAGACAATATTGCCCTAACTAATCCTGATGCTACTACCGAAGAAATAATTGCTGCTGCTCAAATTGCTGCTGCTCATGACTTTATTATGACCCTACCGAATGGTTATAACACTAGAGTAGGAGAAAGAGGATCGGCGCTTTCTGGGGGTCAAAGACAGCGGATTGCGATCGCTCGTACGATTCTCCAAGCACCAGCCATGATGGTTCTAGATGAGGCGACTAGCGCCCTAGATTTTGCTACCGAGCAAGAGGTATCTCGTAATCTCAAAGAGGCTCTCAAAGGACGTACTGTGTTCTTTATTACGCATCGTTTAGGCACGATTAAAAATGCCGATACGATTGTCATGATGGATGCGGGTTCAATTGTTGAGCGAGGTACACATGAGGAATTAATGGCACTCAAAGGTCGCTACTGCTATCTCTATCAACAGCAAGAATCATCTGTTTAA
- the rpmH gene encoding 50S ribosomal protein L34 has product MTQRTLGGTSRKQKRKSGFRARKRTSNGRRVISARRKKGRHRLAV; this is encoded by the coding sequence GTGACCCAGCGTACTTTAGGCGGAACTTCCCGCAAACAAAAAAGAAAATCGGGCTTTCGCGCTCGTAAGCGTACCAGTAACGGCAGAAGAGTAATCTCTGCTCGTCGCAAAAAAGGTCGTCATCGTTTAGCAGTTTAG
- a CDS encoding ScyD/ScyE family protein codes for MSETVKTPQISQIEVLASNLDGPRKLSFDSDGSLYVTEAGRGGTGASVPSPSQPGAFLSYGATGAITRIQNGDVERVVTGLPSLALPDGSDASGINDLEFDADGNAYGIVGLASNPANRDSLLQVTDFSHLIAIDNFDGGASWTRLTDFGVYEQNNNPDGQDVITNLYDLLIEDNTAYVIDAGGNDLLSQRAFGGEPTLETVFPTTTTTDPLTGEEIVRQPVPTSIAVGPDGAFYVGELTGAPFQAETAEVYRLNAEGQPEVYAEGFTNIADLAFDESGGLYVLEYDADGIANGSDAGALIYMSPDGKTRTTIADDELINPTGLEIGSDGDIYISNKGFLAGEGEVLKLSLEEDASFNLDPIDDWAKHYGTTSGADGDPADVYSPDAFDYGYNTGGDLDPNVNASGLI; via the coding sequence ATGTCTGAAACAGTAAAAACACCACAAATATCGCAAATTGAGGTGCTGGCATCTAATCTGGATGGCCCACGCAAGCTGAGCTTTGATTCTGATGGATCACTTTATGTTACCGAAGCAGGACGAGGGGGAACAGGAGCTAGTGTTCCGTCTCCAAGTCAACCAGGGGCGTTTTTGTCCTATGGCGCAACAGGTGCAATTACCCGCATTCAAAACGGAGATGTGGAACGAGTTGTAACTGGACTACCATCGCTGGCATTACCCGATGGCTCCGATGCTTCAGGTATTAACGATCTTGAGTTTGATGCCGATGGAAATGCTTATGGAATTGTTGGGCTTGCCAGCAATCCAGCCAATCGAGACAGCCTTTTACAAGTGACTGATTTTAGCCATTTAATTGCGATCGATAATTTTGACGGCGGTGCTTCTTGGACAAGATTGACCGATTTTGGCGTTTACGAACAAAACAACAATCCCGATGGGCAAGATGTGATTACCAACCTCTATGACTTGCTGATTGAAGATAATACAGCCTATGTCATTGATGCAGGTGGCAACGATCTGCTCAGTCAAAGAGCCTTTGGTGGCGAGCCAACTTTAGAAACCGTCTTTCCCACTACTACCACAACCGATCCGCTTACGGGTGAAGAAATAGTACGGCAGCCCGTTCCTACCTCGATCGCAGTCGGCCCTGATGGTGCTTTTTATGTCGGTGAGTTGACTGGGGCTCCTTTTCAAGCAGAAACAGCAGAAGTTTATCGGCTTAATGCCGAAGGTCAGCCAGAGGTTTATGCAGAAGGGTTTACAAATATCGCCGATCTAGCTTTTGATGAGTCTGGTGGTCTATATGTCTTAGAATATGACGCAGACGGGATAGCAAATGGAAGCGATGCAGGTGCGCTGATCTATATGTCTCCAGATGGTAAAACTCGCACTACAATCGCAGATGACGAGCTAATTAATCCAACGGGTTTAGAAATCGGTTCTGATGGCGATATTTACATTTCTAACAAAGGCTTTTTGGCTGGAGAAGGAGAGGTATTAAAGTTGAGTTTAGAAGAGGATGCCAGCTTTAATCTCGACCCGATTGACGATTGGGCAAAGCATTACGGGACGACGAGTGGGGCAGATGGCGACCCAGCAGATGTTTACTCTCCAGACGCGTTTGATTATGGGTATAACACGGGTGGCGACCTCGATCCAAATGTAAACGCGAGCGGGTTAATTTAA
- the ispF gene encoding 2-C-methyl-D-erythritol 2,4-cyclodiphosphate synthase produces the protein MNIRIGNGYDIHQLVANRPLILGGVEISHSLGLLGHSDADVLTHAIMDALLGALGLGDIGHYFPPDDPKWKGANSIMLLKQVLAIIQSHGWQIGNIDSTIVAEQPKLKPHLKAMRSTLAEALALDLEQVSIKATTNERLGPVGREEGICAYAVVLLNNSTK, from the coding sequence ATGAACATTCGTATTGGCAATGGCTATGACATACATCAACTGGTGGCGAATAGACCACTAATTCTAGGAGGAGTCGAGATTTCTCATTCTTTGGGGTTATTGGGACACAGCGATGCTGATGTTTTAACCCATGCAATCATGGATGCTCTTTTAGGTGCTTTAGGCTTGGGAGATATTGGCCATTATTTTCCGCCTGACGATCCCAAATGGAAAGGAGCTAATAGCATCATGCTGCTCAAACAAGTTTTAGCAATTATCCAGTCGCACGGGTGGCAAATTGGTAATATTGATTCCACGATCGTCGCGGAACAGCCAAAGCTCAAGCCTCATTTAAAAGCTATGCGCTCCACTCTGGCAGAAGCTCTAGCTTTAGATTTAGAACAAGTGAGTATCAAGGCAACCACCAACGAAAGATTAGGCCCTGTTGGTAGAGAGGAAGGAATTTGTGCTTATGCAGTAGTTCTGCTAAATAACTCGACCAAATAA
- a CDS encoding peptidylprolyl isomerase has translation MSVVLEVDNQVYTAEDLIPLLTQYQILPKLAQEILTDRAIAQIKCSEEENTTIFEQFCQQNQLTSEEKVQEWLDKQGMNRQQLQNLITKKLRIDKYKQETWSDHVDAYFIQRKSQLDRVVYSLIRVAKAEVAQELYFRIKDDQNAFSALAMEYSQGTEAQTGGLIGPVEINAPHPKIAQILTTCQAGQLVPPTRVGEWIVIVRLENYISAKLDQPMRQRMLDELFNRWLNESIQQKVSFFSSPVTS, from the coding sequence ATGAGTGTAGTTTTAGAAGTAGATAACCAAGTTTATACAGCCGAGGATCTTATTCCTCTGCTGACTCAATATCAAATTCTACCCAAACTTGCCCAAGAGATCTTAACGGACAGAGCGATCGCCCAAATTAAATGTAGCGAAGAAGAAAATACCACTATCTTTGAGCAGTTTTGTCAGCAAAATCAGCTTACCTCTGAAGAAAAAGTGCAAGAGTGGTTAGACAAGCAGGGCATGAACCGCCAGCAATTACAAAACCTAATTACGAAAAAATTAAGAATAGATAAATATAAGCAGGAAACTTGGAGCGATCATGTGGATGCTTATTTTATTCAGCGCAAGTCTCAACTAGACCGCGTGGTCTATTCTTTAATTCGCGTCGCCAAAGCAGAGGTTGCTCAAGAGTTATATTTCCGCATTAAAGACGACCAAAACGCATTCAGCGCCTTAGCCATGGAATATTCTCAAGGGACTGAAGCGCAAACAGGGGGTCTAATTGGCCCTGTAGAAATTAATGCTCCCCATCCCAAAATTGCTCAAATTCTGACTACTTGCCAGGCTGGTCAATTAGTTCCCCCTACTCGTGTCGGCGAATGGATTGTCATTGTGCGGTTAGAGAATTATATTTCAGCTAAACTCGATCAGCCCATGCGACAAAGAATGCTGGATGAGTTATTCAATCGCTGGCTGAATGAATCAATCCAGCAAAAAGTATCCTTCTTCTCTAGCCCCGTAACCTCATAA
- a CDS encoding response regulator transcription factor gives MIRLLLVDDQELVCQGLQAMLNLESDIQVVGVANNGQVAIQQVEALEPDVILMDIRMPVMDGREATRIISQRFPEIKVLVVSTFDEDDYIAHSIKAGAKGYLLKDMPVEELAQAIRLVARGYSQMGPGLMEKMFDGIVSDRSQTKSESPELLELTAREIDVLNLIGTGCTNREIAQQLYIAEGTVKSHVTHILNRLNLRNRAQIAIYANSVK, from the coding sequence ATGATTCGCCTTTTACTAGTAGACGATCAAGAATTGGTCTGCCAGGGGTTACAGGCAATGTTAAATCTAGAGTCAGATATCCAAGTAGTTGGCGTGGCAAACAATGGTCAAGTTGCCATTCAGCAGGTAGAAGCTTTAGAACCAGATGTCATCTTGATGGATATTAGAATGCCTGTCATGGATGGCAGAGAAGCAACCAGAATTATCTCTCAGCGATTTCCCGAGATTAAGGTTTTGGTTGTTAGTACCTTCGATGAAGATGATTATATTGCCCATTCAATTAAAGCAGGAGCCAAAGGATATTTGCTCAAGGACATGCCCGTAGAAGAGTTAGCTCAGGCGATTAGATTAGTCGCTCGCGGCTACAGCCAAATGGGCCCTGGGCTGATGGAAAAAATGTTTGACGGAATAGTTAGCGATCGCAGCCAGACAAAAAGCGAATCGCCTGAACTATTAGAGTTAACTGCCAGAGAAATAGATGTCTTAAATTTAATTGGGACTGGTTGTACTAACCGTGAAATTGCTCAACAACTCTATATTGCCGAAGGGACAGTTAAAAGTCATGTTACTCATATTCTCAATCGGCTTAATTTACGTAATCGAGCGCAGATTGCTATTTATGCCAATTCGGTAAAGTAA
- a CDS encoding AraC family transcriptional regulator, whose amino-acid sequence MLKTKSVTGNFVSPVELSQRLNKTVVLSSRQLGWNGILVEQCQNHSHATSSFEIELPAISDHWLNLPLGHPTSLIQKRDNRLHESIVQKGDTILIPAGQPSYWCRHKGDICTPLHICLKPKFIKQIADASEIDTKGIDLINCFGKQDLQLHQIAMLLLAELRSGGIMGRLYVESLTQALVIHLLRHYSEVTHITPQNRSLTGVQLQRVIDYIHSHLDRDLSLVEIAKVINISPTYFASLFKRAIGTSPHQYVIQQRVEQAKLMLSKTDWAIADIALQVGFSSQSHLTQQFKRLTGMTPKQVRPSP is encoded by the coding sequence ATGTTGAAAACCAAATCTGTGACAGGAAACTTTGTTAGTCCAGTTGAACTCAGCCAACGGTTGAATAAAACTGTGGTGTTATCCAGTCGGCAACTAGGCTGGAATGGCATCTTGGTCGAGCAATGCCAAAATCACAGTCACGCAACTTCATCCTTTGAAATAGAGCTTCCCGCCATATCAGATCATTGGCTCAACTTACCCCTGGGTCATCCCACCTCTTTGATCCAGAAACGTGACAATCGCCTGCATGAATCAATCGTTCAAAAAGGGGACACTATCCTTATTCCTGCTGGACAACCGAGTTACTGGTGTCGGCATAAAGGTGACATCTGCACTCCGCTGCACATCTGCTTAAAACCAAAGTTTATCAAACAAATTGCTGATGCATCTGAAATCGATACAAAGGGGATTGACTTGATCAACTGTTTTGGTAAGCAAGATTTACAGCTTCATCAGATCGCTATGCTTCTTTTAGCTGAGTTGCGATCGGGTGGCATAATGGGACGATTATATGTTGAATCTTTAACTCAAGCGTTAGTCATTCATTTGCTGCGACACTATTCTGAGGTTACACACATTACACCCCAGAACAGAAGTTTAACTGGCGTTCAGTTGCAGCGAGTAATTGACTATATACACAGTCACCTTGATCGCGATTTGTCATTGGTTGAAATTGCCAAAGTCATTAATATCAGTCCGACTTATTTTGCCAGTTTATTCAAACGTGCGATTGGCACTTCTCCACACCAATATGTAATTCAACAGCGGGTGGAACAGGCAAAATTGATGTTGTCAAAAACCGATTGGGCGATCGCCGATATTGCCTTACAAGTGGGCTTCTCCAGCCAAAGTCATCTAACACAACAGTTTAAGCGCCTCACGGGAATGACACCCAAGCAGGTTCGCCCTTCACCATAA
- a CDS encoding DUF2808 domain-containing protein, producing MLFSKSKLHLKPILTALTLAACTFGGVHTIAQAQGSSGLLLFGNKDVDILSYYLDFGGVAENRDRYRLRIPKQKLANGVTQLVISYPDYFDGKFNTDKIEVRVDGKKDNSLPLKNVVWDEKNHLIQIDLAEPLLKPKKLELVFSNVRNPDVGTYYFYAQVVPAVNAPIPQRVGAWVISINP from the coding sequence ATGTTGTTCTCTAAATCTAAATTGCACTTGAAACCCATACTTACCGCTTTAACTCTTGCTGCCTGTACCTTTGGGGGAGTTCATACCATTGCCCAGGCTCAAGGTAGTTCTGGTCTGCTTCTATTTGGTAACAAAGATGTAGACATTCTTAGTTACTATCTTGATTTTGGTGGTGTTGCTGAAAATCGCGATCGCTACCGTTTGAGAATTCCCAAACAAAAATTAGCCAACGGTGTAACTCAGTTGGTTATTTCCTATCCCGACTATTTCGATGGTAAATTTAACACTGATAAAATTGAAGTTAGAGTTGACGGTAAAAAAGATAATTCGTTACCACTTAAAAATGTGGTTTGGGACGAAAAAAATCACTTGATCCAAATTGACCTGGCTGAACCTCTTTTAAAACCCAAAAAACTTGAGTTAGTCTTTTCTAACGTAAGAAATCCTGATGTGGGAACATACTATTTTTATGCTCAAGTAGTTCCTGCGGTCAACGCACCTATCCCACAACGAGTTGGCGCTTGGGTGATTAGCATCAATCCTTAA
- a CDS encoding PH domain-containing protein: protein MGIKEEVYYEGGPHVGDLIFNIFLAFTVICIPLTVGAIVRALWLRYRITDRRICVTGGWRGTQRTDIIYSEVMKIVKVPRGVGLWGDLVITLRDKSRLEMRAVPQFREIYDYISERAADKTGRPLESIRVN, encoded by the coding sequence ATGGGTATTAAAGAAGAGGTTTATTACGAAGGTGGTCCCCACGTTGGAGATTTAATTTTTAATATATTTTTAGCATTTACAGTAATCTGCATTCCCTTGACTGTTGGGGCAATTGTCAGAGCTTTGTGGCTTCGCTATCGGATTACAGACCGCCGTATTTGTGTAACTGGGGGTTGGAGAGGTACGCAAAGAACAGATATTATTTATTCTGAGGTCATGAAAATTGTTAAAGTTCCTAGAGGAGTTGGTTTGTGGGGAGATTTAGTGATTACCCTCAGAGACAAAAGCCGTCTAGAAATGCGTGCGGTTCCTCAATTTAGAGAGATTTACGACTATATCTCAGAAAGGGCAGCAGATAAGACAGGTAGACCTTTAGAGTCGATTAGAGTCAACTAA
- a CDS encoding RNA-binding protein, giving the protein MKSQLSLGKEWLEQLLTLMGVAAEVKTEGFETVSADSDFNWLSISADDLTETQKQQLIGNKGESIDAIQYLTNTILNLDTDPEVQSSFVVELDGYRVQRNQELATLTQDAIAQVQSTGEEVAIPGLSSAERKQIHSLLEGSEGLSSESRGQEPNRQLVILPR; this is encoded by the coding sequence GTGAAAAGTCAATTGAGTTTGGGAAAAGAATGGTTAGAGCAGCTACTTACTCTAATGGGTGTGGCTGCGGAAGTTAAGACAGAAGGGTTTGAAACGGTAAGTGCTGATTCAGACTTCAACTGGCTAAGTATTAGCGCTGATGATTTAACCGAGACGCAAAAGCAGCAGCTAATTGGTAACAAAGGTGAAAGTATTGATGCGATTCAGTATTTGACTAATACTATTCTTAATTTAGATACAGATCCAGAAGTACAAAGTTCTTTTGTGGTTGAGCTTGATGGTTATCGAGTTCAACGTAACCAAGAATTAGCAACCTTGACTCAAGATGCGATCGCTCAGGTACAATCAACAGGTGAAGAAGTGGCAATACCTGGCTTATCTTCAGCCGAAAGAAAACAAATACATTCTTTATTAGAAGGCTCGGAAGGCCTGAGTAGCGAGAGTCGTGGTCAAGAGCCAAACCGTCAGTTGGTAATTTTGCCTCGATAG